A single genomic interval of Bacteroidota bacterium harbors:
- a CDS encoding tetratricopeptide repeat protein, translating to MKKIISIFAAALITFGTYAQKEEAQALVRSGVTKISSGDFTNAILDFNAAIEKDPKNLDAYLKRAFCYSSNGNYQGAIDDYTTVIELKPDQSFAYVSRGSARNKLKQFTEAMGDFNKALQLKPDDCEAYNNRGWAKKGLGDDKGACEDWKYSKKKGNDEAKIIIKNNHCK from the coding sequence ATGAAAAAAATAATCTCAATATTCGCAGCAGCTCTCATCACATTCGGCACCTATGCTCAAAAAGAGGAAGCCCAGGCGTTGGTAAGAAGCGGAGTGACAAAGATATCCAGCGGCGATTTTACTAATGCTATCCTGGATTTTAACGCGGCAATTGAAAAAGACCCCAAGAATCTGGATGCGTACTTAAAACGGGCTTTTTGTTACAGCTCAAACGGCAATTACCAGGGAGCAATTGATGATTACACCACAGTGATAGAACTTAAGCCGGATCAATCTTTTGCCTATGTAAGCCGCGGCAGTGCAAGAAACAAATTAAAACAGTTCACAGAAGCTATGGGTGATTTTAATAAAGCGCTTCAATTAAAGCCGGATGATTGTGAGGCATATAACAACCGCGGTTGGGCCAAAAAGGGATTAGGCGATGATAAGGGTGCCTGTGAGGACTGGAAATATTCGAAGAAAAAAGGAAATGATGAAGCCAAGATCATTATAAAAAATAATCATTGTAAATAA